In Antennarius striatus isolate MH-2024 chromosome 8, ASM4005453v1, whole genome shotgun sequence, a single window of DNA contains:
- the LOC137600022 gene encoding ATP-sensitive inward rectifier potassium channel 12-like → MVGTACPNLHYCPCRHSLMITSAMGAVRINRYSIVSTDDDALKISSLGLYNGHSSLTQQTISGSCMRGEEDGGECPENDEGRGALTLRVTNEPIVHNLCHTSPSCHLGLDVDTGRLRSRFVKKNGQCNVVFNNMEDKPRRYLADIFTTCVDIRWRYLLLIFTTTFLLSWLLFGLIFWGVALAHGDFDLYFPMQEGNPQSSGVKGKDEWRPCILHIQGFIGAFLFSIETQTTIGYGFRCVTEECPVAVVTVVVQSIVGCIIDSFMIGTIMAKMVRPKKRAQTLLFSHHAVIALRDGKLCLMWRLGNMRKSHIVEAHVRAQFIKPHVTAEGEYLPLEQTDIDVGYDDGLDRLFLVSPLVIVHEINKNSPLYNLSCADLQKEDFEIVVILEGMVEATAMTTQARSSYLAREILWGHRFEPVVFEKSNRYHVDYSRFHKTYEVPSTPHCSARELSQLTVGGGQSSSSSSSYSRSPSPFALRASGHLLGTHSPSTFCYENEVALCCGDDEDEEGVKEEAVSLNVRSERDITMRDDIHLGFKETFVEEKKVEMLCVLDSGSQLSLDRLQPTLPLYISRESGV, encoded by the exons ATGGTTGGAACTGCCTGCCCCAACCTACATTATTGCCCTTGCAGAcatagcctgatgatcaccagTGCCATGGGAGCGGTGCGCATTAACAG ATACAGCATCGTTTCCACAGATGATGACGCTCTGAAGATCTCCAGCCTGGGCCTGTACAATGGCCACAGTTCGTTGACTCAGCAGACAATCTCCGGGTCCTGCATGCGAGGGGAAGAAGACGGGGGAGAGTGTCCAGAGAATGATGAAGGAAGAGGGGCATTGACTTTGAGAGTGACAAATGAGCCCATCGTCCACAACCTCTGCCACACCTCACCCTCATGCCACCTGGGCCTGGACGTGGACACCGGTCGACTGCGCAGCCGCTTTGTAAAGAAGAATGGTCAGTGCAATGTCGTCTTCAACAACATGGAGGATAAGCCACGTCGATACTTGGCTGACATTTTCACTACCTGCGTGGACATACGCTGGCGTTACCTGCTGCTAATTTTCACCACCACCTTCCTTCTGTCTTGGCTGCTGTTTGGCTTGATCTTCTGGGGCGTGGCACTTGCTCATGGAGACTTTGACCTTTACTTTCCTATGCAGGAAGGCAATCCCCAAAGCAGTGGAGTGAAAGGGAAAGACGAATGGCGGCCATGTATTCTCCACATCCAGGGATTCATTGGggcattcctcttctccatAGAGACTCAGACAACTATTGGATATGGTTTTCGTTGTGTCACAGAAGAGTGCCCAGTTGCTGTGGTTACTGTGGTTGTACAGTCCATTGTGGGTTGCATCATTGACTCCTTTATGATTGGCACCATCATGGCAAAGATGGTGCGGCCCAAAAAGCGGGCACAGACTCTACTCTTCTCGCACCACGCTGTCATAGCTCTGAGAGACGGTAAATTATGCCTCATGTGGCGCCTGGGGAACATGCGCAAAAGTCACATTGTTGAAGCACATGTGCGCGCTCAGTTTATTAAACCACATGTCACAGCGGAGGGCGAGTACCTCCCTTTGGAGCAAACAGACATTGACGTTGGATATGATGACGGGCTGGATCGGCTTTTTTTGGTCTCACCACTTGTGATCGTCCATGAGATCAACAAAAACAGTCCACTGTATAACTTAAGCTGTGCTGACCTGCAGAAGGAGGACTTTGAGATTGTGGTAATCCTGGAGGGGATGGTGGAGGCCACGGCCATGACCACTCAGGCCCGGAGCTCTTATTTGGCCAGGGAGATCCTGTGGGGTCACCGCTTTGAGCCTGTGGTCTTTGAAAAGAGTAACCGCTACCACGTGGACTATTCTCGCTTCCACAAGACCTATGAAGTGCCCTCTACACCTCACTGCAGCGCCAGGGAACTGAGCCAGTTGACCGTTGGTGGTGGGCAGTCCTCATCCTCCAGCTCAAGTTACTCCCGCTCTCCATCACCATTTGCCTTGAGGGCATCCGGCCACCTATTAGGCACTCACTCCCCCAGCACCTTCTGCTATGAGAACGAGGTGGCTTTGTGCTGTggggatgatgaggatgaggaaggtgTGAAAGAGGAAGCTGTAAGCTTGAATGTAAGGAGTGAAAGAGATATCACGATGAGAGATGACATTCACTTGGGTTTCAAAGAGACATTTGTGGAGGAAAAGAAAGTAGAGATGCTGTGTGTATTGGACTCAGGGAGTCAGCTCAGCCTGGACAGACTTCAGCCCACGCTACCTTTATACATCAGCAGAGAGTCAGGGGTATAG